The Desulfatibacillum aliphaticivorans DSM 15576 DNA window TGCCGCCCTATCCCGTTTGGCGAAATTCCCCAGACAAAGCCCGGAGGAGAAGCAAAGACGGCGGGTCTCGGACGAAATTCGATCCTTTGCCCTGGCTGAAGTAAACCGGTTTATCAACAGCCGCCTGAACGAAATGGCCGAACCGGTGATAAATGGAGACCTTAGCTCCCAGGAAGCATCTGAAATTCTTTTAAAACAGCTTTTTAAAGCCCAATGACATTGCGTCAGCGTGAAGTTCGACTGCCGCCATTGGCGCCAGATAACTCCAGGGGGCTGGCCATTCTTGAGGTCAGCCCTTTTTTTCCCAGATCTTTCGCGCTATTTCAAGGGCGTAAAACCGGTCTTTTGCATAGTTTTCCCATCTTTTTTGACTAAGCTGTTGCAATGTCAAAACGGCCATGCTAAAGGACGGCTCCTGAAAGGCAAACAAGCCGAAATTTTATCACCCCGCTCCTCACAAAGGACGGAAAGGAGGTTGCCCATGTTTTATCCCATTCTATCCCGCTGGATAATCAACCTCCGTCCGGTTCCCTAACCAAAGACACCGGCCGGAGGGCCCGGCTCATTTGATCCCTGCCAATGCGACAGGCGTCATGCTGAGTCTAACAGGCGATTTGCGCCCGGTTTTCACCGTGCGCCGCCCTAGCCCAAAGGAGGTGCATCATGTCCAAACAACATCCACTCAACGCGCAGGCAAGGTTTTGAACCCACGAACAAGCGCCGCAAGGGATACCCATCCGAGACAAGGGTAAAACGCGGTCTGCGCATCGTTCACGGGGACAAGGAGCTTGAAGAAAAACTCGGCAGGAACGACCCCTGCCCCTGCGGATCCACCAGACGATTCAAGAACTGCTGCATGAAAACCAAGCGGTACGACGGATCGCTGAGGGACCACTACTTTTAGGGAAAAGGGTTGAAAACAGCCGCGCCCAACCCCTTTTTGCAAAAGTGCAAAAAGGGAACGCAACGGCTGTGCGGAAAAGGCCGGCCTGGGCGGATTTTCGCCTAAACGCCTGAATGGCGGCCTTTTCCCTGTTTTCTCCCATCCCTGCGAGGAGAAAAAAGTCCATGAAAGAGGAAACAGTTAACGAAATCATTGACTGCCTTCCCAAGGGAAGAACGCCTTTCTACTACTTCAGGGACCGGTACGCATTGATGATGCTCTCTTACTTTGTAGGGGACGGCAAGCGGGTTCAGGAAATCAAAAAAAGTCCATTGGGAAGGCTTATGAACAAACCCATTGTTAAGAACGCAGCCAAAAACGCAGGCTCCGGCCTGCTGACCAAAGGCGCCCTGGATTCCGTCTGGCCCATGACGCCGGAATGCTACCTGCTGACCCTTGGCAAATGGGGCAAAAACGACAGGTGGAACACATGGTGCGACCAGACTTCCAGGCGGGGAACGAACCTGGTTCTGCAATTGAACTTTTCGGGCAGGCACAACCAGCCGTTTAAACGGATTTTCGATGCAAAATATGGAAGCCCCTTTGAATGCTGTGGGCACCCAAATGCGGGCAAAGGCCGCAATACGCTTGCCTGGGCCAGAATCGACCTGGACCTTGACACTGATGAGGCCCTTATCGAAGAAGTTCAAAGCGATTGGGTTAAGATGGCCTTGAACGGAAAGGAAAACGCGGATAGGATTACAAAAGATCCCAGCGATAAACCGAATATCCACAGGTACTTCGAACACGTTGGATGCAGCCCTGAGGAGCTTAGGACCTATGTCGACGGCATTTTAAAGCCCCACATGAAAATATGGGACGAGGCCATGCTTTCCGCGGCCGTCTGGTTCTTAAAGGAGGAAATCGGCATCAGAAAGATTTTTTTCCATACATTCGATTCAGGGTGCAACCTCAAAGGGTTCATTTTTGGCAAGCCGCCCAGGTCGTTGTACACCAAATTGCCTGAAAAATTTTGTTTCACAAAGACAAGGGACTATCCCCAATTCCTGGAACGAAAAAGCAACCGGAGAGTCAAGGGCATCCTGAAAAGCAAGGACCTCCGGTTTTTCCATCTGGATTTTTAGGCCAATAAATAAAAGGCCCTCCCGCCTGTATGGGGGAGGGCTTCAGCAAAGAAAATCTTGCAGCATCGGCGTCAATGCGCCTGCCTTGTGGTGATGGGCATGCGCTTGGCCGCCTGCCAGACCAGTTTGGCGAAACCGCCGCCCTGGATAATGGCCCCAACTTGGGCCACCCACACGCTTCCTGGGCCGATGACGTTGGAGGGCCGGACGATTACGGCGCCGCCGGCAAACCGGGATTCATAACCTTTGACCAGGGCTTCGGCCTCCATTTTGGCGTCCCCGTAAAACACGCCGGTCTTTTGGCAGGGATCGGATTCCTTGCGCCCTTTAAGATGCTTGCCTATTTCACGGATAGGCTGGAGCGCGAAGTTGTAAAACTCCTGGGAGACCGCCAACTCGTGGCTGGCGGCCGCTTCCATGGGCGTGCCGAAGTAGTCTTGAAACTTGGGCACATGCCAGGTGAACATGAGGTTGTAAAAATGGGAGTCCTCCAGGCCGAAATCCAGGTAGGCCGCGGCCAAAGCCTTGAGCCGGTCCATGGGAGCCGCAACCCCTTCCAGGGCCGTGCGGCATTTTTCGTGCAGCCGCTCAAAGCCTTTGGTCAGGACCGCAAGGTACAGTTCGTCCTTATTTTCGTAGTAAACGTAAAGCGTGCCGCTGGACACCCCCATGCTGCGCGCCACGCCCCGCATGGTCAGCCCGTCGAATCCTTTTTGCCCCAGCAGTTCCAGGGCGTGGTCCAGGATGCGGTTTTTCATGGCCTGGATTTCTTCGGGGGGTCATGGGTTTTTTGGGCATTGGGAGTCTCCTTGATTGTTGACTGCCGTTTATTGAACGCCGTCCAATTTATTTTTCAAGAAAAATTGGCGACTATACAATCAAAGCGGCCGGCGGCGCTCCTTGCTCATTTATCGAATGGCTTACTTTTACCGGGGTTTGATAAACTGGTAGATCATGTTTGTGAGGGCGTTGATGAGGCGTTCCTCCTCCATGCGATGGCCTATGAACTTGGCGGTGTGGGCCGCGTTTTCCACGGAATTATGGATTATCAGAGCGGAAGCGCGGGCGTCCTTAATGTGCAGCAGATCCTTGAAAGTAATAATAAGGGACTCCAACTGGGCCACCTGCCTTTCCCGGTCCCTTTCATACACCTCGTTGATGTCCGGATCGGAATAGCGCAGGGCGTGGGTCTGGCGGTGGAATTCCGGGGATATATCGTAAGCCCTGAACACATGCCGAACCAGGCTTCGCACTTCCTCCTCCCCCCATTTCTCAGGCGGGGATGAGTTCACCTCTCCCCAAATGGCGGTGTAGTGCCTGTCCAGATAGTCCTCCAGCATCTCCAAAAGCAGGGTCTTCTTATTCTTGAAATAGGCGTAAAAGCTGCCGATGGAAACCCCGGCCTTCTTCACGATCTCCTTGGAATTGGTCCCGTGGATGCCTTTTTCCGCAAACAAGGCGAAAGCCGC harbors:
- a CDS encoding TetR family transcriptional regulator, with the translated sequence MKNRILDHALELLGQKGFDGLTMRGVARSMGVSSGTLYVYYENKDELYLAVLTKGFERLHEKCRTALEGVAAPMDRLKALAAAYLDFGLEDSHFYNLMFTWHVPKFQDYFGTPMEAAASHELAVSQEFYNFALQPIREIGKHLKGRKESDPCQKTGVFYGDAKMEAEALVKGYESRFAGGAVIVRPSNVIGPGSVWVAQVGAIIQGGGFAKLVWQAAKRMPITTRQAH
- a CDS encoding TetR/AcrR family transcriptional regulator, producing the protein MGKVRQPQQDRSIKTRAAIMNAAFALFAEKGIHGTNSKEIVKKAGVSIGSFYAYFKNKKTLLLEMLEDYLDRHYTAIWGEVNSSPPEKWGEEEVRSLVRHVFRAYDISPEFHRQTHALRYSDPDINEVYERDRERQVAQLESLIITFKDLLHIKDARASALIIHNSVENAAHTAKFIGHRMEEERLINALTNMIYQFIKPR
- a CDS encoding SEC-C metal-binding domain-containing protein is translated as MVHGDKELEEKLGRNDPCPCGSTRRFKNCCMKTKRYDGSLRDHYF